In Burkholderiales bacterium, a single genomic region encodes these proteins:
- a CDS encoding type II toxin-antitoxin system MqsA family antitoxin, with the protein MSTSVEHHCAYCGSVSVQLKHVTRSFGKGAALLVIEAIPMWSCPSCGESYFSAQTMHEIERIKALRKSVAINRSVPVAAFEAADA; encoded by the coding sequence CTGTCTACCTCTGTTGAGCATCACTGCGCGTACTGCGGCAGCGTCTCGGTGCAGCTGAAGCATGTCACGCGCAGCTTTGGGAAGGGGGCAGCGTTACTTGTCATCGAGGCCATCCCCATGTGGTCGTGCCCGAGTTGTGGTGAGTCCTACTTTTCCGCCCAGACCATGCACGAAATCGAACGCATCAAGGCGCTTCGTAAGTCGGTCGCAATCAATCGGTCAGTCCCCGTCGCTGCCTTTGAAGCAGCGGATGCCTAA
- a CDS encoding DUF4258 domain-containing protein, with translation MAQVTISQFRHLIRTLNYVVSTHAAEELEDENLSILDLENIVLTGQITKRQRDAQTREIKCVVSGVTLDGASAEAVVKVGFTGKLIVITVYLC, from the coding sequence ATGGCCCAAGTAACGATCAGCCAGTTTCGCCACCTGATCCGCACACTGAACTATGTCGTTTCAACGCATGCAGCCGAAGAGCTTGAAGATGAAAACCTCTCCATCCTCGATCTCGAGAACATCGTCCTCACGGGGCAAATCACAAAGCGCCAGCGCGACGCTCAAACCCGCGAGATCAAGTGCGTTGTCTCAGGCGTCACGCTCGACGGCGCGTCCGCCGAAGCAGTCGTCAAAGTCGGCTTCACCGGCAAGCTCATCGTCATCACTGTCTACCTCTGTTGA